Proteins encoded by one window of Bacteroidales bacterium:
- a CDS encoding DUF1295 domain-containing protein has translation MMSFLFLLATMKKDNSIIDIFWGIGFILICFSGLMVDQVYTAKHILLNSLVVIWGLRLSMHIYFRNRGKGEDFRYRNWRETWTLFLLRSYLQIFMLQGALMLIIASPVILVNSSPDGSIGFPEIMGTLIFLFGFLFESIGDYQLRKFRQNPANNGVLMTKGLWKFTRHPNYFGEFIVWTGIWLIAIPEVDGFFTIISPVIMFILLRYVSGVPMLEKKYQGKAEWEEYAALVPPFFPRIRKMK, from the coding sequence ATGATGAGCTTTCTATTCCTTTTGGCAACAATGAAAAAGGACAATTCTATTATTGATATTTTCTGGGGAATTGGATTTATCCTGATTTGTTTTTCCGGATTAATGGTAGATCAGGTTTACACAGCCAAACACATTCTCTTGAATTCACTGGTGGTGATATGGGGATTAAGGCTATCCATGCACATCTATTTCAGGAACCGTGGGAAAGGTGAGGATTTCAGGTATAGAAACTGGAGGGAGACCTGGACCTTATTCCTTCTCAGAAGTTACCTGCAGATTTTCATGCTTCAGGGTGCCCTGATGCTGATCATCGCATCGCCTGTTATCCTGGTTAACTCCTCCCCTGACGGCAGTATAGGCTTTCCTGAAATAATGGGTACCCTTATTTTTCTTTTCGGATTCCTTTTCGAAAGCATTGGTGATTATCAGCTGAGAAAGTTCAGGCAGAACCCCGCCAACAATGGAGTACTGATGACCAAAGGATTATGGAAATTTACCCGCCACCCTAATTATTTTGGCGAATTTATTGTTTGGACAGGAATCTGGCTGATAGCGATCCCGGAAGTGGATGGTTTTTTTACCATCATCAGTCCTGTGATCATGTTCATATTATTAAGGTATGTATCAGGGGTGCCGATGCTTGAAAAAAAGTACCAGGGAAAGGCCGAATGGGAAGAATATGCTGCTTTGGTTCCACCCTTTTTCCCCCGAATCAGGAAAATGAAATAA
- a CDS encoding DegV family protein: MTEEGKGDTFGKAFSEAGSMKRVMKEIDSLIASQQFWGYAISHIRNASSAQWYANQLEQLTGEKPKFINDCSPVLGVNGGPGTVVVSVMMK; encoded by the coding sequence ATGACTGAAGAAGGTAAGGGAGATACTTTTGGAAAAGCTTTCAGTGAAGCCGGCAGTATGAAACGGGTAATGAAGGAAATTGATTCTTTAATAGCCAGCCAGCAATTCTGGGGATATGCCATTTCTCATATCAGAAACGCATCTTCTGCTCAGTGGTATGCTAATCAGCTGGAGCAGCTTACCGGTGAGAAACCTAAATTCATCAACGACTGCAGCCCTGTTTTGGGTGTAAATGGCGGACCAGGGACTGTGGTAGTTTCTGTTATGATGAAATAG
- a CDS encoding glycosyl hydrolase 53 family protein produces the protein MKSFLLLSCLALFLLSSCTKKTDDPVIPDPTDTSDKVFYTLDKFCMGADLSYVNEVQDHGGIYRDSGKIVDPYLIFKNHGCNLVRIRLWNHPLWTKEVYGAEGTQMYSDLADVEKSIRRAKSLGMGVNLDFHYSDTWADPSHQDVPSEWQSINSLQVLKDSVYQFTYRTLKYLDSQGLMPEMVQIGNEINCGLLITSAPAAFPDLNACNGNWEALGEILNMGIKAVRDVSSQSAIKTQIILHIAEPRHVEWWFDQVIQQAKVTDFDIVGFSYYPLWHTDTPLANVGNAITRFKNRYQRKVMVVETVYPWTIQGADNYINLFGNQPAIAGYPFTEKGQYDFYVALTDKVIKAGGDGLMVWEPAWISSELKTPWGNGSSWENATFFDFEGNTKKGIDFMTYPYQFPE, from the coding sequence ATGAAAAGCTTCCTGCTTCTGTCCTGTCTCGCACTTTTCCTGCTTTCTTCCTGTACAAAGAAGACAGATGACCCTGTAATTCCTGATCCCACTGATACATCTGACAAGGTATTTTATACACTGGATAAGTTCTGTATGGGAGCCGACCTTTCTTATGTTAATGAAGTTCAGGATCATGGTGGGATTTACCGCGACTCCGGGAAAATTGTTGATCCGTACCTGATTTTCAAAAACCATGGATGTAACCTGGTGAGGATCCGGCTGTGGAATCACCCGCTTTGGACAAAGGAAGTGTATGGTGCTGAAGGAACTCAAATGTACAGCGACCTTGCTGATGTGGAAAAATCAATTCGCAGGGCTAAATCTTTAGGAATGGGAGTGAACCTCGATTTTCATTATTCTGATACCTGGGCTGATCCATCCCATCAGGATGTCCCTTCTGAATGGCAATCCATCAATTCACTGCAAGTACTCAAAGATTCAGTTTATCAATTCACATATCGAACCTTAAAATATCTTGATAGTCAGGGACTGATGCCAGAGATGGTACAGATAGGGAATGAAATCAACTGTGGTTTATTGATAACTTCAGCCCCGGCAGCTTTCCCTGATTTAAATGCATGTAACGGCAACTGGGAGGCCCTGGGAGAAATTCTGAATATGGGAATAAAGGCTGTAAGGGATGTTTCCTCCCAGTCAGCCATCAAAACTCAGATCATCCTTCACATTGCGGAACCCAGGCATGTGGAATGGTGGTTTGACCAGGTTATACAGCAAGCGAAAGTAACAGATTTCGATATTGTGGGATTTTCATACTATCCATTATGGCATACGGATACTCCTTTGGCTAATGTTGGCAATGCCATTACCCGCTTTAAAAACCGATACCAACGAAAGGTAATGGTGGTTGAAACGGTCTATCCCTGGACTATTCAGGGGGCTGATAATTATATAAACCTGTTTGGTAATCAACCGGCCATTGCTGGTTATCCCTTCACTGAAAAGGGTCAGTATGATTTTTATGTAGCCCTGACTGATAAAGTGATAAAAGCAGGAGGTGACGGGTTAATGGTTTGGGAACCTGCTTGGATCAGTTCAGAATTAAAGACACCCTGGGGGAATGGATCTTCCTGGGAAAATGCTACATTTTTCGATTTTGAAGGAAACACAAAAAAAGGGATAGATTTTATGACCTATCCCTATCAGTTTCCTGAATAA
- a CDS encoding DAK2 domain-containing protein, with translation MLTLHFVFIEMSKCSLHQTPLISNLKQDLENIQPLVKVLDGRSLYYAFLAGAQRVFENQGLINKINVFPVADADTGTNLASMMRSIVDSPIPTDNIKVTATALAEAALVGARGNSGIIFAQFLYGFSNEIESEVEFTVGNFAKSVRNAVTYAYEAIANPVEGTMISVIREWAEFIYKMKELIDDFVELLIKAFQIAKDSLVATTSQLEVLRKANVVDAGAKGFVLFLEGMIDFFKNRQTIRKVSLAANEITILDTDTFSHEEITFRYCCEALLSLDAHPKENKDSIRKSIEGMGDSMVVAGSDKKLRFHIHSDDPIALFDIVGKRASITYQKVDDMVMQSDIAHNRKWPIALLTDSTSDIPQELIEKYQIHIVPLSLHVGSSHFLDNTTISSDKFYNLTRHLPCLSYHCTTFLQGFHQSLLIPWHPL, from the coding sequence ATGTTAACTTTGCACTTTGTTTTCATTGAAATGTCGAAGTGCTCCTTGCATCAGACACCGCTCATATCTAATCTTAAACAGGATTTGGAAAACATTCAACCTCTAGTTAAAGTCCTTGATGGCCGTAGTTTATACTATGCTTTCCTTGCAGGCGCACAGCGTGTTTTTGAGAACCAGGGACTGATAAATAAAATCAACGTTTTTCCGGTAGCGGATGCTGACACAGGTACCAACCTGGCCAGTATGATGCGCTCCATAGTTGACAGCCCAATTCCAACAGATAATATAAAGGTAACTGCTACAGCTCTTGCTGAAGCCGCCCTTGTTGGAGCCCGTGGCAATTCAGGGATTATTTTCGCACAGTTCCTTTATGGGTTCAGCAATGAAATTGAATCAGAAGTGGAATTCACGGTGGGTAACTTCGCCAAGTCGGTCCGCAATGCCGTTACCTATGCTTATGAAGCCATTGCAAACCCTGTTGAGGGAACAATGATTTCAGTAATCAGGGAATGGGCAGAGTTTATTTATAAGATGAAGGAATTGATCGACGATTTCGTTGAATTGCTGATCAAAGCTTTCCAGATTGCAAAAGATTCCTTGGTTGCCACAACTTCTCAACTTGAAGTTTTAAGAAAAGCAAATGTAGTAGACGCTGGTGCCAAAGGGTTTGTATTATTTCTTGAAGGAATGATTGATTTCTTTAAGAATCGCCAGACCATCCGCAAAGTTTCTTTGGCAGCCAATGAAATTACAATTCTTGACACCGACACTTTTTCTCATGAAGAGATAACTTTCAGGTATTGCTGTGAAGCCCTTCTTTCATTGGATGCCCATCCCAAAGAAAACAAGGACAGCATCCGCAAGTCGATTGAAGGTATGGGTGATTCTATGGTGGTTGCCGGTTCGGACAAGAAACTCCGTTTCCACATCCATTCCGATGATCCTATTGCACTGTTTGATATTGTTGGCAAAAGAGCTTCGATTACCTATCAGAAAGTAGATGATATGGTAATGCAAAGTGATATTGCCCATAACCGCAAATGGCCTATTGCACTTCTTACCGATTCAACCAGCGACATTCCGCAGGAACTGATTGAAAAATACCAGATTCATATTGTTCCTTTAAGCTTGCATGTTGGGAGCAGTCATTTCCTTGATAACACCACTATTTCGTCCGATAAGTTCTATAATCTTACTCGACACCTCCCCTGTTTATCCTACCACTGCACAACCTTCTTACAAGGATTTCATCAATCGCTACTCATTCCTTGGCACCCACTATGA
- a CDS encoding caspase family protein, with translation MKKLLVILFFFPLLSFAQKPELVIKSGVQGLAMMVSVSPDNKLGLTVDDKMELMLWELGSGKQLKSFPNILAADFGLDNKSIDVVTNDYKFRTLDYSGNTVSEGPVTKTNESNKFTYSYYRKSGLYLENGIINTREKGFLCRIVPEHYDVVQHYSEKLNFLAIAYESKVQLCKVPTGEVIKVIKFNLVQENADYPKITFTQFSPDGKYIMAGNNLSLEIIEIESGKSIYAYSYPADKLRQDLWDNSNLLFLNNAGFSPDSKKLLILCAQHQLMVNLVTKKEVWKQPQTDILCPVSYASRRGLVRFSDDGTKVLVGYYNVFQFLSAENGNVISRLKGITQAYMAYHQLLENVSGLYIEQDNKIINWNLASGAIKTTTSMDSPYTRYHIQINRKGTKFYKNQQEVDQETKTSIDFEDKQQVGYDDSKLLSISYDDKYLLHTLEDKTIGRYSDSPDPVNTDELVVLDIDSKKILWRKKEIDAAAFSNTSSTIAVANTRIVKDEWGYSSIQLLDGANGSLIKTFTIPANSQTAAGMVFSSKDTYLTLDPYETNGRNYSYDCQLLIEVATGTVRQISKVLPNGNHFRFRTFTADEKYLVFTDQNKGVVEVYFYDILQQKLDLSKTITFNEKENIRAITITKNNRFMFSNTQEFKVKLWDLETKKLAATLYPVPATGDWAVVMPDGHFDASPEAQKDIYFVKGLNTFPLEILYEQFYTPRLLPRLLAGERFSPIDIDFDNLKKAPVVKISYEQKTRNLFVEDEGMPSYTNTTGLAQITVNAKAENDKIDEIRLFHNGKIVNLATRGLFVTDDVTNTESKKYTITLMPGVNTFRAIALNSQRTESKPDEIQVKYQSVAKPEGTLPAPKVGNGIIDEVDKNATLFLVVVGINKYQNEKLSLNYALADATAFKEEIEKDTKTVLSDIKTWFVTDNEANKKGILDAFAEVQKTAKPLDVFVFYYAGHGVIGKDKEFYLVPNDVSNLKNAQTELETKGIPAKILQKYAIDIAAQKQLFILDACQSAGAFNEMLTADGDQQKSIAVVSRSTGTHWMAASGAQQYANEFSQLGHGAFTYVLLEALKGSAATDKMITVNGLKNYLQQGVPELMKKYSGTLQYPASYGFGNDFPVEILK, from the coding sequence ATGAAAAAACTACTTGTAATTCTGTTTTTCTTTCCACTCCTGTCCTTTGCTCAAAAGCCGGAACTTGTCATAAAATCAGGTGTTCAAGGCCTGGCTATGATGGTATCTGTTTCGCCCGACAATAAACTGGGACTGACCGTGGATGATAAAATGGAACTAATGCTTTGGGAATTGGGTTCAGGAAAGCAATTAAAGTCATTCCCAAATATACTGGCTGCTGACTTTGGCCTTGACAATAAATCTATCGATGTTGTAACTAATGATTACAAATTCAGGACTCTTGATTATTCAGGCAATACTGTAAGTGAAGGGCCTGTTACAAAAACGAACGAGTCAAACAAATTTACCTATTCATATTACCGAAAATCAGGCTTGTATCTCGAGAATGGAATTATAAATACCCGCGAGAAAGGCTTTTTATGCAGGATTGTACCGGAGCATTATGATGTTGTGCAGCATTATTCCGAAAAACTTAACTTCCTTGCCATAGCCTATGAAAGTAAAGTACAGCTTTGCAAAGTGCCAACCGGGGAGGTTATAAAAGTGATTAAATTCAACCTGGTTCAAGAGAATGCAGATTATCCAAAAATTACATTCACCCAGTTTTCGCCCGATGGAAAGTACATTATGGCCGGCAATAATTTATCGCTTGAAATTATTGAAATTGAATCAGGAAAAAGCATTTATGCCTATTCATACCCTGCGGATAAACTAAGACAGGACCTTTGGGACAATTCAAACCTGTTATTTTTGAACAATGCTGGATTTTCACCTGATAGCAAAAAACTATTGATTCTTTGCGCACAGCACCAATTAATGGTAAACCTGGTAACTAAAAAGGAGGTTTGGAAACAGCCACAAACGGATATCCTTTGTCCCGTTTCATATGCTTCCCGCCGAGGATTAGTGCGTTTCTCCGACGACGGCACCAAAGTGCTGGTTGGTTATTACAATGTGTTTCAGTTTCTGAGTGCCGAAAACGGAAATGTAATCAGCAGGTTAAAAGGTATAACACAGGCGTATATGGCTTATCATCAGTTGCTCGAAAACGTCAGCGGGTTATACATCGAGCAGGATAATAAGATCATAAACTGGAACCTGGCATCAGGGGCAATAAAAACAACTACCTCAATGGATAGTCCCTACACCCGGTATCATATTCAGATTAATCGTAAGGGGACAAAATTTTACAAAAACCAGCAGGAAGTTGATCAGGAAACAAAAACCAGTATTGATTTTGAGGATAAACAGCAAGTGGGTTACGATGATTCAAAACTTCTGAGTATTTCCTATGATGATAAATACCTTTTGCATACCCTGGAAGATAAAACCATAGGGCGATATAGTGATAGCCCGGATCCTGTTAACACTGATGAACTGGTAGTTTTGGATATTGATAGTAAAAAGATTCTTTGGCGAAAGAAGGAAATTGATGCAGCTGCTTTCAGCAATACAAGCAGTACGATTGCTGTTGCAAATACAAGGATTGTAAAAGATGAATGGGGGTATAGTTCAATACAATTATTGGATGGAGCAAATGGTAGCCTGATAAAAACATTCACAATACCAGCTAACTCGCAAACTGCTGCTGGAATGGTATTCTCGTCCAAAGACACTTATCTTACGCTGGACCCTTATGAAACAAATGGTCGCAATTATTCCTATGATTGTCAGTTGCTAATTGAAGTGGCCACGGGTACTGTAAGACAAATTTCAAAAGTATTGCCCAACGGGAATCATTTTCGTTTCAGGACTTTTACTGCCGATGAAAAATATTTGGTATTTACTGATCAGAATAAAGGGGTTGTGGAAGTGTATTTTTATGATATACTGCAGCAAAAACTGGACTTATCTAAAACCATTACATTCAATGAAAAAGAAAACATACGCGCTATAACGATTACAAAGAACAACCGCTTTATGTTTTCGAATACGCAGGAATTCAAAGTGAAACTATGGGACCTGGAAACCAAAAAATTAGCGGCTACACTTTATCCTGTGCCGGCTACCGGCGACTGGGCAGTTGTTATGCCCGACGGGCACTTTGATGCTTCTCCCGAAGCTCAGAAAGATATCTATTTTGTAAAGGGTCTGAATACATTCCCGCTCGAAATTTTGTACGAACAATTTTATACACCCAGGCTTTTACCCCGCTTGCTGGCAGGTGAACGTTTTTCTCCTATTGATATTGATTTTGATAACCTGAAGAAAGCACCCGTTGTAAAAATTTCGTACGAACAGAAGACCCGCAATTTATTTGTGGAAGATGAGGGAATGCCTTCATATACAAATACAACAGGTTTAGCTCAAATCACTGTAAATGCAAAAGCTGAAAACGATAAAATCGATGAAATCCGATTGTTTCACAATGGTAAAATTGTGAACCTGGCTACACGTGGATTGTTTGTAACAGATGATGTAACAAACACAGAATCAAAAAAATATACTATTACTCTAATGCCGGGTGTAAATACTTTCAGAGCCATAGCACTAAACAGTCAACGAACAGAAAGCAAACCGGATGAAATTCAGGTTAAATACCAGTCGGTAGCTAAGCCTGAAGGAACTCTGCCTGCTCCAAAAGTTGGAAATGGTATCATTGATGAAGTGGATAAAAATGCAACGCTCTTCCTGGTGGTGGTTGGAATCAATAAATACCAGAATGAAAAGTTGTCATTAAACTATGCCCTGGCCGATGCTACTGCTTTTAAAGAAGAGATAGAAAAAGACACCAAAACAGTTCTATCTGATATAAAAACCTGGTTTGTAACTGATAATGAGGCCAATAAGAAAGGTATTCTGGATGCATTTGCCGAAGTTCAGAAAACCGCTAAACCACTGGATGTATTTGTGTTTTATTATGCCGGCCATGGTGTGATTGGAAAGGACAAAGAGTTTTACCTGGTACCCAATGATGTGAGCAATCTAAAAAATGCACAAACGGAACTGGAAACCAAAGGTATACCTGCGAAAATATTGCAAAAGTATGCCATAGATATCGCCGCTCAGAAACAGTTGTTTATCCTCGATGCCTGCCAAAGCGCTGGTGCTTTTAACGAAATGCTTACAGCCGATGGTGATCAGCAAAAGAGTATTGCTGTGGTTTCGCGAAGTACCGGTACACACTGGATGGCAGCCAGTGGAGCCCAACAATACGCAAACGAGTTTTCGCAGTTAGGGCATGGAGCATTTACTTATGTTTTGCTCGAAGCATTGAAAGGATCAGCAGCTACCGACAAAATGATCACAGTGAACGGCCTGAAAAACTACCTGCAGCAGGGTGTACCTGAACTGATGAAAAAATATAGCGGAACCCTTCAATACCCGGCAAGTTATGGGTTTGGGAATGATTTCCCGGTTGAAATATTGAAATAA
- a CDS encoding acetate--CoA ligase family protein translates to MISPQLIQPKSIVIVGGSNDITKPGGKVLKNLKDHHFNGPLYVVNPKESSIQGLDCYPSVSELPQVDLAILAIAARFCPETVEILAREKSTRAFIILSAGFHEESEAGARLEEQIVNTCNQYGASLIGPNCIGMMNPFHTSVFTTPIPKLDSQGVDFISGSGATAVFIMEAAMPKGLTFSSVYSVGNSAQLGVEDILKHLDETFDPEKSSKIKLLYVESVNKPQMLLKHASSLIRKGCKIAAIKAGSSSAGSRAASSHTGALASPDVAVDTLFRKAGIVRCYGREELAAVASIFMHKELKGKNIAIITHAGGPAVMLTDALSSGGLEIPKLESPELLEKLFPGSSVANPIDFLATGTAEQLGEIIEYCDKKFDNIDAMAVIFGSPGLFEVYDVYKLLDEKMRSCSKPIYPILPSIINVKNEIDYFLSLGRINFPDEVVFGNALCKVFNTPAPAEEFTLLPEVDVDKIRMIINDNESGYLHPEKVQELLDAAGIPRAGEAVVNSKEEAIRAASKLGLPVVMKVVGPVHKSDVGGVALNVDNFDKVASEFERMIVIPETTAILIQPMLTGQYVYVGANYEPNFGHMILCGMGGIYIEVLKDIQSGLSPVSAVQASQMIKRLKSYGIIRGIRGQEGINEDLYAEVISRVSALCEAAPEIMEMDLNPLIGNMKQLVAVDARIRIQK, encoded by the coding sequence ATGATCAGCCCTCAGCTCATCCAACCTAAAAGCATTGTTATTGTCGGTGGCTCAAACGATATCACCAAACCTGGTGGAAAAGTCCTGAAAAACCTCAAGGACCATCATTTCAACGGGCCTTTATATGTTGTCAATCCAAAGGAAAGCAGCATACAGGGACTGGATTGCTATCCTTCAGTATCAGAACTGCCACAGGTTGACCTGGCCATTCTTGCTATAGCTGCAAGATTTTGTCCTGAAACTGTTGAGATTCTTGCAAGGGAGAAGTCAACAAGGGCATTTATCATCCTTTCTGCAGGTTTTCATGAGGAAAGTGAAGCAGGTGCCAGGCTTGAGGAGCAGATTGTTAATACCTGCAATCAATATGGTGCAAGCCTGATAGGGCCTAACTGCATTGGAATGATGAATCCGTTTCATACCTCTGTTTTTACTACTCCTATTCCTAAACTGGATTCTCAGGGCGTCGACTTTATCTCAGGTTCAGGTGCAACTGCAGTTTTCATTATGGAAGCTGCCATGCCTAAAGGACTCACTTTCTCAAGTGTTTATTCGGTAGGAAACAGTGCTCAATTGGGTGTGGAAGATATCCTGAAACACCTGGACGAGACCTTCGATCCTGAAAAAAGTTCGAAAATCAAGCTGTTGTATGTGGAGAGTGTAAACAAACCACAGATGTTACTAAAACACGCCTCATCGCTAATCAGGAAAGGCTGTAAAATTGCTGCTATCAAAGCCGGAAGCTCTTCGGCAGGCAGCAGGGCAGCTTCTTCACATACAGGAGCCCTTGCAAGCCCCGATGTGGCAGTGGATACACTATTCCGCAAAGCCGGTATTGTACGTTGCTATGGAAGGGAAGAACTGGCAGCTGTAGCATCTATTTTCATGCATAAAGAGCTAAAAGGAAAGAATATTGCCATCATTACCCATGCCGGCGGGCCTGCTGTGATGCTTACAGATGCGCTATCTTCAGGAGGCCTTGAAATCCCAAAACTGGAAAGCCCCGAACTCCTGGAAAAACTTTTCCCCGGATCATCCGTTGCCAATCCTATCGATTTCCTGGCTACAGGGACAGCGGAGCAACTGGGTGAAATCATTGAATACTGCGATAAGAAATTCGATAACATCGATGCCATGGCGGTAATCTTTGGCAGTCCGGGATTATTTGAGGTGTATGATGTTTACAAGTTACTGGATGAAAAGATGAGAAGCTGTTCCAAGCCCATCTACCCTATTTTACCATCCATTATCAATGTTAAGAACGAAATCGACTATTTCCTCTCTTTGGGCAGGATTAACTTTCCTGATGAAGTGGTTTTCGGCAATGCCTTGTGCAAAGTATTCAATACCCCTGCCCCTGCTGAGGAATTTACTCTGCTACCTGAAGTTGATGTTGATAAAATCAGGATGATTATCAACGATAATGAATCCGGATACCTTCACCCTGAAAAAGTGCAGGAATTACTGGATGCAGCCGGAATCCCAAGGGCCGGTGAAGCTGTTGTGAACAGTAAGGAGGAAGCCATTCGTGCAGCCAGCAAACTGGGACTTCCTGTGGTAATGAAAGTTGTAGGGCCAGTGCATAAGTCAGATGTTGGCGGTGTTGCCCTCAATGTGGATAATTTCGATAAGGTAGCCTCTGAATTTGAAAGGATGATAGTTATTCCTGAAACCACAGCCATCCTGATCCAACCTATGCTTACCGGACAATATGTTTATGTGGGAGCCAACTATGAGCCGAATTTCGGGCACATGATACTCTGTGGAATGGGTGGGATTTATATTGAAGTACTGAAGGATATTCAATCAGGACTTTCCCCCGTTTCTGCAGTTCAGGCATCACAGATGATTAAGCGTCTCAAGAGTTATGGCATTATCCGAGGTATCCGGGGCCAGGAAGGCATCAATGAGGATCTTTATGCAGAAGTTATCAGCAGGGTTTCAGCGCTTTGCGAAGCTGCTCCTGAAATCATGGAAATGGATCTAAATCCACTTATCGGCAATATGAAACAATTAGTTGCTGTTGATGCCAGGATTCGAATCCAGAAGTAA